A single window of Bradyrhizobium daqingense DNA harbors:
- a CDS encoding amino acid ABC transporter substrate-binding protein — MKHFRHIGLALAATFVVSQAGAQELTGTLKNIKDTGAITLGFRDSSIPFSYLDDNQKPVGFAMDICYKIVDAVKKELKLDKLEVKLNPVTSATRIPLMANGTIDLECGSTTNNAERQKQVSFTNTHFLTASRYVFKKSSGLKSIDDLKGKTVVSTAGTTNIKQLTEANVAKGLGANIIPAKDHAEAFLMVETDRAVAFVMDDILLASLVAGSKNPDDYAVSKDAFSKPEPYGIMLRKDDPAFKKVVDAATAALYTSGEAQKIYEKWFTQKIPPKGLNLNTPISAELKNEFAKPTDSPNPDDYK, encoded by the coding sequence GTGAAACATTTCCGTCACATCGGGCTCGCGCTTGCCGCGACCTTCGTCGTCAGCCAGGCCGGGGCCCAGGAGCTGACCGGCACGTTGAAGAACATCAAGGACACCGGCGCGATCACGCTCGGCTTCCGCGACTCCTCGATCCCGTTCTCCTATCTCGACGACAACCAGAAGCCCGTCGGATTCGCGATGGACATCTGCTACAAGATCGTCGACGCCGTGAAGAAGGAGCTCAAGCTCGACAAGCTCGAGGTCAAGCTCAACCCGGTGACCTCGGCGACCCGCATCCCGCTGATGGCGAACGGCACGATCGACCTCGAATGCGGTTCGACCACCAACAATGCCGAGCGCCAGAAGCAGGTCTCCTTCACCAACACCCACTTCCTGACCGCCAGCCGCTACGTCTTCAAGAAGTCGAGCGGCCTCAAGTCGATCGACGACCTCAAGGGCAAGACGGTGGTCTCGACGGCCGGCACCACCAATATCAAGCAGCTCACCGAAGCCAATGTCGCCAAGGGCCTCGGCGCCAACATCATTCCGGCCAAGGACCACGCCGAAGCCTTCCTGATGGTCGAGACCGACCGCGCGGTGGCCTTCGTCATGGACGACATTCTGCTGGCCAGCCTCGTCGCCGGCTCGAAGAATCCGGACGACTACGCCGTCTCCAAGGACGCGTTCTCCAAGCCTGAGCCCTACGGCATCATGCTGCGCAAGGATGACCCCGCCTTCAAGAAGGTGGTCGATGCGGCGACCGCGGCGCTCTATACGTCGGGCGAAGCCCAGAAGATCTACGAGAAGTGGTTCACCCAGAAGATTCCGCCGAAGGGCCTGAACCTGAATACGCCGATCTCGGCCGAGCTGAAGAACGAGTTCGCCAAGCCGACTGATTCGCCGAATCCGGACGATTATAAGTAA
- a CDS encoding amino acid ABC transporter permease translates to MNYNWNWGIFFQPNPMGTGTYLDMLLSGLALTLKTAALAWVIALITGSLVGVMRTLPSKGANWFGFAYVEFFRNMPLLVQLFLWFFVLPELLPKGAGTWLKQLPNAPFWTAAIGVGFFMSARVAVQLQAGIGSLPRGQKMAATALGLTTAQGYRYVLLPMAFRIILPPLTSEFLNTIKNTAVAITIGLLELTGQARSMQEFSFQVFEAFTAATILYLLVNAVVVTAMRFLERWVAIPGYITGK, encoded by the coding sequence GTGAACTACAACTGGAACTGGGGAATCTTTTTCCAGCCGAACCCGATGGGGACCGGTACCTATCTCGACATGCTGCTGTCGGGACTGGCGCTGACCCTCAAGACCGCGGCGCTGGCCTGGGTCATCGCGCTGATCACCGGCTCGCTCGTCGGCGTGATGCGCACGCTGCCGTCGAAGGGTGCGAACTGGTTCGGCTTTGCCTATGTCGAATTCTTCCGCAACATGCCGCTGCTTGTGCAGCTCTTCCTGTGGTTCTTCGTGCTGCCGGAACTGCTGCCGAAGGGCGCCGGCACCTGGCTGAAACAGCTGCCGAACGCGCCGTTCTGGACCGCGGCGATCGGCGTTGGTTTCTTCATGTCAGCACGCGTTGCCGTGCAACTGCAGGCCGGCATTGGCTCGCTGCCGCGCGGGCAGAAGATGGCCGCAACGGCGCTGGGCCTGACCACCGCGCAGGGCTATCGCTACGTGCTGCTGCCGATGGCCTTCCGCATCATCCTGCCGCCGCTGACCTCCGAATTCCTCAACACCATCAAGAATACCGCGGTGGCGATCACCATCGGTTTGCTTGAGCTGACCGGGCAGGCGCGCTCGATGCAGGAATTCTCGTTCCAGGTGTTCGAAGCCTTTACCGCCGCGACCATCCTCTACCTCCTCGTCAACGCCGTCGTCGTGACCGCGATGCGCTTCCTCGAACGCTGGGTCGCGATCCCCGGCTACATCACGGGGAAATGA
- a CDS encoding amino acid ABC transporter permease produces MFGNLDFDVIRRALPYLFYEGMTFTLTLTGLAALGGLIFGTALALMRLSGFKILGRIAGVYVDFMRSLPLVLVIFWFYFLVPYIGQWVTGASRPISVGAFASSLITFIMFEAAYFSEIMRAGIQSISRGQPAAASALGLTYAQTMRYVVLPQAFRNMLPVLITQTIVLFQDTSLVYVLSITDFLGAASKVAQRDGRLVEMYLFAAVVYFTISCIASYGVRRLQARIAIIR; encoded by the coding sequence ATGTTCGGCAATCTCGATTTCGACGTCATCCGCCGCGCGCTGCCCTATCTGTTCTACGAGGGCATGACGTTCACGCTGACGCTGACCGGCCTTGCAGCCCTCGGCGGCCTCATCTTCGGCACGGCGCTCGCCCTGATGCGGCTCTCCGGCTTTAAGATCCTTGGCCGCATCGCCGGGGTCTATGTCGACTTCATGCGCTCGCTGCCGCTGGTGTTGGTCATCTTCTGGTTCTACTTCCTGGTGCCCTATATCGGGCAGTGGGTGACCGGTGCCTCGCGTCCGATCAGCGTCGGCGCCTTCGCCTCCTCGCTCATCACCTTCATCATGTTCGAGGCGGCCTACTTCTCCGAGATCATGCGTGCCGGCATCCAGTCGATCTCGCGCGGACAGCCGGCCGCAGCCAGCGCGCTGGGCCTGACCTACGCCCAGACCATGCGTTACGTCGTGCTGCCGCAGGCCTTCCGCAACATGCTGCCGGTGCTGATCACGCAGACCATCGTGCTGTTCCAGGACACGTCGCTGGTCTACGTGCTCTCGATCACCGACTTCCTGGGAGCGGCGAGCAAGGTGGCGCAGCGCGACGGGCGCCTGGTTGAAATGTACCTGTTCGCAGCCGTCGTCTACTTCACCATTTCCTGTATCGCGTCCTACGGCGTCCGCCGTCTGCAGGCGCGCATCGCCATCATCCGCTAG
- a CDS encoding amino acid ABC transporter ATP-binding protein, whose translation MIEISHVNKWYTPSFQVLTDCTTSVTKGEVVVVCGPSGSGKSTLIKCVNALEPFQSGDILVDGTKVNDPKTNLPKLRSRVGMVFQHFELFPHLKIIDNLCLSQEKVLGRSHDKAVTKGMQLLERVGLKEQAQKFPAQLSGGQQQRVAIARALAMDPIVMLFDEPTSALDPEMVSEVLDVMVDLAREGMTMMVVTHEMGFARKVANRVIFMDRGEIVEDAAKDDFFGKPRSDRAQKFLSKILSH comes from the coding sequence ATGATCGAAATCAGCCACGTCAACAAATGGTACACGCCGAGCTTCCAGGTGCTGACCGACTGCACTACCAGTGTCACCAAGGGCGAGGTGGTCGTGGTCTGCGGCCCCTCGGGCTCGGGCAAGTCAACGCTGATCAAATGTGTCAACGCGCTGGAGCCGTTCCAGAGCGGCGACATCCTGGTCGACGGCACCAAGGTCAACGATCCCAAGACCAATCTGCCGAAGCTGCGCTCGCGCGTGGGCATGGTGTTCCAGCATTTCGAGCTGTTTCCGCACCTCAAGATCATCGACAATCTCTGCCTCTCGCAGGAGAAGGTGCTGGGCCGATCGCACGACAAGGCGGTGACAAAGGGCATGCAGCTTCTGGAGCGCGTCGGGTTGAAGGAGCAGGCGCAGAAATTCCCGGCGCAGCTCTCCGGCGGGCAGCAGCAGCGCGTCGCCATCGCGCGCGCGCTCGCGATGGATCCGATCGTGATGCTGTTCGACGAGCCGACCTCCGCGCTCGATCCTGAGATGGTCAGCGAAGTGCTCGACGTCATGGTCGATCTCGCCCGCGAAGGCATGACCATGATGGTCGTCACCCATGAGATGGGTTTTGCCCGCAAGGTCGCCAACCGCGTCATCTTCATGGACCGCGGCGAGATCGTCGAGGACGCCGCGAAGGACGACTTCTTCGGTAAGCCACGCAGCGACCGCGCGCAGAAGTTCTTGTCGAAGATCCTGTCGCACTGA
- a CDS encoding D-amino-acid transaminase: MDSIAYVNGSFVPLSDAKVSILDRGFLFADGIYEVSAVLDGKLVDNASHLARLERSVGEISLRLPETVERITELQKELIARNKVENGLVYLQVTRGADKGRDFAFPKGDVKSSLVMFTSEKDIINAAAAKSGINVITVPDIRWERRDIKSVALLAQVLAKQAAAEAGAGEAWMLEDGYVTEGGSSSAFILTKDDVIVTRKNSNAILPGCTRKAVVALAEERQLRVEERSFTVAEALAAKEAFATSASLFVQPIVAIDGKKIGDGKPGPMATRLREIYVEFAKATAV, encoded by the coding sequence TTGGACTCGATCGCCTACGTCAACGGCTCATTCGTCCCGCTTTCGGATGCGAAAGTCTCGATCCTCGACCGCGGCTTCCTGTTCGCCGACGGCATTTACGAGGTTTCGGCCGTGCTCGACGGCAAGCTGGTCGACAATGCCTCACATCTGGCGCGGCTCGAGCGTTCCGTCGGCGAGATCAGCTTGAGGCTGCCCGAGACGGTCGAACGCATCACCGAGCTGCAGAAGGAGCTGATCGCGCGCAACAAGGTCGAGAACGGCCTGGTCTATCTCCAGGTCACGCGCGGGGCCGATAAGGGCCGCGACTTCGCGTTTCCCAAGGGGGACGTCAAATCGAGCCTGGTGATGTTCACTTCGGAGAAGGACATCATCAACGCCGCCGCGGCGAAGTCCGGCATCAACGTGATCACCGTGCCCGACATCCGCTGGGAACGGCGCGACATCAAGAGCGTGGCGCTGCTGGCGCAGGTGCTGGCGAAGCAGGCCGCGGCGGAAGCCGGCGCCGGCGAAGCCTGGATGCTGGAAGACGGCTATGTCACCGAAGGCGGCTCGTCCTCGGCGTTCATCCTCACCAAGGACGACGTCATCGTCACCCGCAAGAACTCCAATGCGATCCTACCCGGCTGTACCCGCAAGGCCGTAGTAGCGCTTGCGGAAGAGCGCCAGCTCCGAGTCGAGGAGCGCTCCTTCACGGTCGCCGAGGCGCTGGCAGCGAAGGAAGCCTTCGCCACGTCGGCCTCATTGTTCGTCCAGCCGATCGTTGCGATCGACGGCAAGAAGATCGGCGATGGCAAGCCCGGCCCGATGGCAACACGTCTGCGCGAGATCTATGTGGAGTTCGCCAAGGCGACGGCGGTCTAA
- a CDS encoding carboxymuconolactone decarboxylase family protein produces MKPRMNYYQAAPDTIKALMALEAQIQSTGLEKSLIELVKIRASQINGCAYCINMHSEDARKRGETEQRIYLLDAWRESPLYSDRERAALAWTESVTLISQTRAPEDVYEQVRAQFSEEETVNLTMLIAAINAWNRIAIAFRAVHPVKVKASVA; encoded by the coding sequence ATGAAGCCCCGCATGAACTACTATCAGGCCGCGCCCGACACGATCAAAGCGCTGATGGCGCTGGAGGCGCAGATCCAGTCGACGGGCCTGGAGAAATCACTGATCGAGCTGGTCAAGATCAGGGCCTCGCAGATCAACGGCTGCGCCTATTGCATCAACATGCACAGCGAGGACGCCCGCAAACGCGGCGAGACCGAGCAGCGCATCTACCTGCTCGACGCCTGGCGGGAATCCCCGCTCTATTCCGACCGCGAGCGCGCCGCGCTGGCCTGGACGGAATCGGTGACGCTGATTTCGCAGACGCGCGCCCCTGAGGACGTTTACGAGCAGGTCCGCGCGCAGTTCTCCGAGGAGGAGACGGTGAACCTGACGATGCTGATCGCCGCCATCAACGCCTGGAACAGGATCGCGATCGCGTTCCGCGCAGTGCATCCGGTGAAGGTGAAGGCGTCGGTGGCATAG
- a CDS encoding MDR family MFS transporter produces MSTLQPTQNAAASLPAPAPPATPAVSARTWIAVIGATLGAFMAVLNIQIVNASLADIQGAIGAGIDDGGWISTSYLVAEIVVIPLSGWLTQVFSIRIYLLTNAVLFLALSAACALAQDLSQMIVLRAVQGFTGGVLIPMAFTLIITLLPRAKQPVGLALFALSATFAPAIGPTIGGYLTENFGWQYIFYVNLVPGAVMVGMLWYALDAKPMKLSLLREGDWAGIITMAIGLSALQTVLEEGNKDDWFGSPFIVKLSVIAGIALAAFLIIELTGKKPLLNLRLLARRNFGFGMLANFLLGIALYGSVFILPQYLARIQGYNAEQIGMVLAWTGLPQLVLIPLVPRLMQKFDARIVIGIGFVLFAASNFMNIYMTSNYAADQLLWPNVVRAIGQALVMAPLSAVATAGIEPENAGSASGLFNMMRNLGGAVGIALLQTVLTKREQYHSNVLMQSVSVFEQATRTRLEQLTQYFINHGVLDHADAARRAYVAIGRIVQKQAYILAFSDTFYLLGMALIVALVAVLFLKKSGQMSAGGAH; encoded by the coding sequence ATGAGCACGCTCCAACCCACCCAGAACGCCGCAGCCAGCCTCCCCGCCCCTGCTCCGCCCGCGACGCCGGCGGTTTCCGCGAGAACATGGATCGCGGTGATCGGCGCGACGCTCGGCGCCTTCATGGCGGTGCTGAACATCCAGATCGTCAATGCTTCGCTCGCCGACATCCAGGGTGCGATCGGCGCCGGCATTGACGACGGCGGCTGGATCTCGACGTCCTATCTGGTCGCCGAGATCGTGGTGATCCCGCTGTCGGGTTGGCTGACGCAGGTGTTCTCGATCCGGATCTATCTCCTCACCAACGCGGTCCTGTTCCTGGCCCTGTCGGCGGCCTGCGCGCTGGCGCAGGATCTGTCACAGATGATCGTGCTGCGCGCGGTGCAGGGCTTCACCGGCGGCGTGCTGATCCCGATGGCCTTCACCTTGATCATCACGCTGCTGCCGCGGGCCAAGCAGCCGGTCGGCCTTGCATTGTTCGCGCTGTCGGCGACGTTCGCGCCCGCGATCGGACCGACAATCGGCGGTTATCTCACCGAGAATTTCGGCTGGCAGTACATCTTCTACGTCAACCTCGTGCCGGGCGCGGTCATGGTCGGCATGCTCTGGTACGCGCTCGACGCAAAACCGATGAAGCTGTCGCTGCTGCGCGAGGGCGATTGGGCCGGCATCATCACCATGGCGATCGGCCTGTCCGCGCTCCAGACCGTGCTGGAGGAAGGCAACAAGGACGACTGGTTCGGCTCGCCGTTCATCGTGAAACTGTCGGTGATCGCGGGCATTGCGCTGGCCGCGTTCCTCATCATCGAGCTCACGGGGAAGAAGCCGCTTCTGAACCTGCGTCTGCTCGCTCGCCGCAATTTCGGCTTCGGCATGCTCGCGAACTTCCTGCTCGGCATCGCGCTTTACGGCTCGGTGTTCATCCTGCCGCAATATCTGGCGCGCATCCAGGGTTACAATGCCGAGCAGATCGGTATGGTGCTGGCCTGGACCGGGCTGCCCCAGCTCGTCCTGATCCCGCTCGTGCCGCGTCTGATGCAGAAATTCGATGCGCGGATCGTGATCGGCATCGGCTTCGTGCTGTTCGCGGCCTCCAACTTCATGAATATCTACATGACAAGCAATTACGCCGCCGACCAGCTGCTGTGGCCGAACGTGGTCCGTGCGATCGGGCAGGCGCTGGTCATGGCGCCGCTGTCGGCGGTGGCGACGGCGGGTATCGAGCCGGAGAATGCAGGCTCGGCATCCGGCCTGTTCAACATGATGCGCAACCTCGGCGGCGCCGTCGGCATCGCGCTCCTTCAGACCGTGCTGACCAAGCGCGAGCAGTATCACTCCAACGTGCTGATGCAATCGGTCTCGGTGTTCGAACAGGCGACGCGCACACGGCTGGAGCAGCTCACCCAGTATTTCATCAATCACGGCGTCCTCGACCATGCAGATGCGGCGCGCCGCGCCTATGTCGCGATCGGCCGTATCGTGCAGAAGCAGGCCTATATCCTCGCCTTCAGCGACACCTTCTACCTGCTCGGGATGGCGCTGATCGTTGCCCTGGTCGCGGTCCTCTTCCTGAAGAAGTCCGGCCAGATGTCCGCCGGCGGAGCCCACTGA